From the Thermococcus sp. genome, one window contains:
- a CDS encoding DUF998 domain-containing protein, producing the protein MERERLRYSGILAGAVYWLFVAWSISRNRWFSFFHNALSDLGDPSKATSPWIYNYGLIVTGIFVFVFSIYLIIASENKLQTVGGAYVSISAIFLALIGVYHGGTRPHVFVSTYFFVQFFLGAILYGLGSGRKALRYGSALVFLLALFGTFFDWPSVALGETYEIILVMAFTLLFLQGDERFQHLERDK; encoded by the coding sequence GTGGAGAGAGAACGTCTCAGGTACTCGGGAATCCTTGCGGGTGCGGTTTACTGGCTTTTCGTGGCTTGGAGCATAAGCAGGAATCGGTGGTTCTCCTTCTTCCACAACGCCCTGAGCGACCTCGGCGACCCTTCAAAGGCCACCTCACCGTGGATATACAACTACGGCCTCATCGTGACGGGCATCTTCGTTTTTGTGTTTTCGATCTATCTCATCATTGCATCTGAGAACAAGCTCCAAACTGTGGGCGGGGCATACGTGAGCATCTCCGCTATTTTCCTTGCCCTTATCGGGGTTTACCACGGGGGGACGAGGCCACACGTCTTCGTCTCGACTTACTTCTTCGTCCAGTTCTTTCTTGGTGCAATCCTCTATGGCCTGGGGAGTGGGAGAAAGGCCCTGAGGTACGGCTCGGCATTGGTATTCCTTCTGGCCCTCTTCGGGACGTTCTTCGACTGGCCCTCTGTAGCGCTCGGTGAAACTTATGAGATAATCCTTGTTATGGCTTTTACCCTGCTCTTTCTCCAGGGGGATGAACGTTTTCAGCACTTAGAAAGGGATAAATAG
- a CDS encoding heavy metal translocating P-type ATPase has product MKDLKNRSGTHRGQEDTKHGKHPHKHSHAEHHRMMMEDFRKRFIVSSMFTIPILLLSPLIQNFFGFELSFPGDRYFLFGLSAVVYFYGGWPFLKGMRDELKKKLPGMMTLIALAITVAFFYSAAVTFGLPGKTFYWELATLIDIMLIGHYIEMRSVLGASRALEELIKLMPTEAHLVTPEGIKDVPVSELKKGDVVIVKPGEKIPSDGVIVEGETSVNEAMLTGESKPVYKKPGDTVIGGSINLEGAVKVRIEKTGKDTYLMQVVELVRQAQETRSKTQNLANRAAFYLTLIAITAGTVTLGTWLYLGRPFVFALERMVTVMVITCPHALGLAVPLVVSVSTSTSAKKGILIRNREAFERAKDVRVVVFDKTGTLTEGKFGVTDVIALDEFGEEEILKYAAALEGQSSHPIAQGIVEKAKELGLEGYDVSESKVLPGRGVQGIINGKEVLVVSPGFLKENRLWKEDERVNRVLEQGKTVVFLVIDGKLVGALALADRIRPESKETVEMLHEMNMKAYMLTGDNAKVAKWVAEELGLDGFFAEVLPHQKSEKVKELQDEGFIVVMVGDGINDAPALIQADVGIAIGAGTDVAIESADVILVRSDPRDIITAVHLARATYGKMVQNLAWATGYNTFAIPLAAGVLYSYGILLSPALGALLMSMSTVIVAINARFLRA; this is encoded by the coding sequence ATGAAAGATTTGAAAAACAGGAGTGGAACTCATCGAGGCCAAGAGGATACGAAGCACGGAAAACACCCGCACAAACATTCCCACGCCGAGCACCACAGGATGATGATGGAGGACTTCAGGAAGAGGTTCATCGTTTCCTCGATGTTCACAATTCCGATACTGCTTCTGTCGCCGCTGATACAGAACTTCTTCGGCTTTGAACTGAGCTTCCCAGGCGATCGCTACTTTCTCTTCGGTCTTTCGGCGGTGGTCTACTTCTACGGTGGCTGGCCGTTCCTCAAGGGCATGAGGGACGAACTGAAGAAAAAGCTGCCCGGAATGATGACGCTCATTGCCCTGGCGATAACCGTTGCCTTCTTCTACAGCGCCGCTGTAACCTTTGGCCTTCCGGGCAAGACCTTCTACTGGGAGCTGGCGACGCTTATCGACATAATGCTCATCGGCCACTACATCGAGATGCGCTCTGTTTTGGGCGCTTCAAGGGCACTTGAGGAGCTGATAAAGCTCATGCCTACCGAAGCTCACCTCGTAACGCCCGAGGGAATTAAGGACGTCCCGGTCAGCGAGCTGAAGAAGGGAGATGTAGTCATCGTCAAACCGGGCGAAAAGATACCCTCTGACGGCGTCATCGTCGAGGGCGAAACGAGCGTAAACGAGGCGATGCTCACCGGAGAGTCAAAGCCCGTCTACAAAAAGCCCGGAGATACCGTTATCGGCGGTTCCATAAACCTTGAGGGCGCGGTAAAGGTAAGGATAGAAAAAACCGGAAAGGACACCTACCTGATGCAGGTCGTTGAGCTTGTGAGACAGGCCCAGGAGACGCGCTCGAAGACGCAGAATTTAGCGAACAGGGCAGCTTTCTACCTCACGCTCATAGCGATAACCGCCGGAACAGTAACCCTCGGTACCTGGCTCTATCTCGGCAGGCCCTTCGTCTTCGCCCTTGAGAGGATGGTCACCGTCATGGTCATAACGTGTCCGCACGCGCTTGGACTGGCGGTTCCGCTCGTTGTCTCGGTTTCAACATCGACCTCCGCAAAGAAGGGAATCCTCATCAGGAACAGGGAGGCCTTCGAGAGGGCCAAGGACGTGCGGGTGGTTGTCTTCGACAAGACCGGAACGCTCACCGAGGGGAAGTTCGGGGTAACTGATGTAATAGCGCTGGACGAGTTCGGCGAGGAGGAAATCCTGAAATATGCCGCAGCCCTCGAAGGACAGTCCAGCCACCCGATAGCCCAGGGAATAGTCGAGAAGGCCAAGGAACTCGGCCTTGAGGGTTATGATGTGAGTGAGTCAAAGGTCCTGCCCGGCAGGGGCGTCCAGGGCATCATCAACGGCAAAGAGGTTCTCGTCGTAAGCCCCGGCTTCCTCAAGGAAAACAGGCTCTGGAAGGAGGACGAGCGCGTCAACAGGGTTCTGGAGCAGGGCAAGACGGTGGTCTTCCTGGTAATCGACGGGAAGCTCGTCGGTGCGCTCGCCTTAGCAGACAGGATAAGGCCGGAATCAAAGGAGACCGTTGAAATGCTCCACGAGATGAACATGAAAGCCTACATGTTAACCGGAGACAACGCCAAGGTCGCGAAGTGGGTTGCTGAAGAACTCGGTTTGGATGGCTTCTTCGCCGAGGTTCTGCCCCACCAGAAATCTGAGAAGGTCAAAGAGCTCCAGGATGAGGGCTTCATCGTTGTGATGGTGGGCGACGGCATAAACGACGCACCAGCTTTGATTCAGGCGGACGTGGGAATAGCCATTGGAGCGGGGACGGATGTTGCGATAGAGAGCGCGGACGTAATCCTCGTCAGGAGCGACCCGAGGGACATCATAACGGCGGTACACCTCGCGAGGGCCACCTACGGGAAGATGGTGCAGAATTTGGCGTGGGCGACCGGATACAACACCTTTGCTATCCCCTTGGCGGCAGGTGTGCTCTACAGCTACGGAATCCTTCTCAGCCCGGCCCTCGGTGCCCTGCTGATGAGCATGAGCACGGTGATAGTTGCCATAAACGCGAGGTTTTTGAGGGCCTGA
- a CDS encoding SHOCT domain-containing protein, protein MMFESISGGQFLAHAGEGTWEWHNMMGFGWFGAFGMLFMVIFWVAVIVGVVWLVKWLINQGAGGYKPKASKERALEILDEKYARGEIDDEEYERRRRKLLEE, encoded by the coding sequence ATGATGTTCGAAAGCATTAGCGGGGGCCAGTTTCTGGCGCATGCTGGAGAAGGAACATGGGAGTGGCACAACATGATGGGATTCGGCTGGTTTGGTGCCTTTGGAATGCTTTTCATGGTCATTTTCTGGGTGGCCGTGATAGTTGGAGTGGTGTGGCTCGTCAAGTGGCTCATCAATCAGGGGGCTGGAGGTTATAAACCAAAGGCCTCGAAGGAAAGAGCCCTTGAAATCCTCGACGAGAAGTACGCAAGGGGAGAGATAGACGACGAGGAGTACGAGAGGAGAAGGAGAAAGCTCCTGGAGGAGTGA